The Sediminitomix flava genome includes a window with the following:
- a CDS encoding helix-turn-helix transcriptional regulator: protein MKVMKTLKKKESIDDICNQLDELKKDLKPTKSKQLTQLVKALKTSTQKDQWEEFELRFKEVHTDFYDQLISLYPDLTANERRLCAFLKLNMTTKEIASLTQQSVRAIEMARFRLRKKIGITNTEMSLDSVISNI from the coding sequence ATGAAAGTGATGAAAACACTCAAAAAGAAGGAAAGTATTGATGATATTTGCAATCAATTAGATGAGCTGAAAAAAGACCTAAAACCTACAAAATCTAAACAATTAACTCAGCTTGTAAAAGCTTTAAAAACATCAACTCAGAAAGATCAATGGGAAGAATTTGAACTCCGATTTAAAGAAGTGCATACAGACTTTTATGATCAGCTAATTTCTCTTTACCCTGATCTTACAGCAAATGAAAGAAGGCTGTGTGCTTTTCTTAAATTAAACATGACAACAAAAGAAATTGCGTCTTTAACCCAACAATCAGTAAGAGCGATTGAGATGGCAAGGTTTAGATTACGTAAGAAAATTGGTATCACAAACACTGAAATGTCCCTAGATTCTGTGATTTCGAATATATAA